In the genome of Candidatus Neomarinimicrobiota bacterium, the window TTTTTGGAGCCATGATTACTGTTGACGTAATTGTGGCGAATATCTGGATGGCATTTCTTTTGTATGGCGCCGGGATTTCAAATAAAATTGATGTATGGTTTAAGGGAGATACTTCCGCCATTGAAAGAGTACGTAAAAATATCGAAGATTATCGTGCCGGTATTGCACGTATTCCCAGCCTGACGGATGTTACTTCCGTGTTGGCAGTCGGTTTTGGTATTACTGCCATAGCTCATTTTGGCTCAGATTTAATAACACCTTTCATTGTCGAAAATGCTCCCTTTTTGGAAAGATTCAGTCTGACCTCTCCTTTCTTTTGGATCGTAGTCTTTGCAACCACGGGAGGCTTACTGCTTTCCTTTACCAGAGCTAGAAAATTGGAAGGAGTTGGCGCTTCACGGTACGGTAGCTTACTATTATATGTTTTAGTTGCCAGCATTGGGATGCGGATGGACATTCTGGCTATTTTTAAGAGTCCGCAATTGTTTTTAATAGGAATTGTATGGATGCTGATTCATGTCAGTATCATGTTGTTAGTTGGTAAGATAATTCGAGCACCATTTTTCTTTGTGGCGGTAGGAAGCCAAGCCAATATTGGTGGGGCGGCTTCTGCACCCATAGTTGCCTCCGCCTTTCATCCGGCCTTGGCGCCTGTGGGCGTATTGCTGGCGGTAATGGGATATGCTCTCGGCACCTACTGCGCCTGGATTTGTGGGATACTGATGCAGATGGTTGCCCCGTGAATATTGCCGACGACTCGCTTTGTCGTGCTATTACCGGCATATCAGCGGATCACTCTCACAACCGGGACGAAGCAAGGGCCTTTCCCCAAACAGCTCCAATGGAAGGACCCGCGACTTGTGGTATTCCTCCACGGTTCACCGATTAAGGATAGCAGACAGTTGACTTGGAACGGGGCAGTGGTTAAGATGGACTGCATAAGATAGTCGTAGCGATCGGGAATCCGATAATGTCCTGAAATTGTCTGGAACATAACTTGTTTAGCTAAAAAGGTAACATAATGAGCTTATTTATAGATCCAAAAACCCTCACAATGGGGGCTATCGTCACATTAGCGCTTTTCGGCTGCGTGGCCAGCGGACCGGGCAAAGCAACTATTACCAGAATCCTATTCGGCCATACTCCTGATGGAAGACCGGTTGATCTTTTTACGTTGACCAACGCGAACGGCATTGAAGCGAAGATTACCAATTATGGCTGCATTGTCGTTTCACTGAAGGTTCCTGATCGGAATGGGCAGCTTAATGATGTTGTACTGGGGTACAATACTCTCGAAGAGTACCTTCAGAATAACCCCTATTTTGGCTCGATTGTCGGCCGCTATGGTAACCGCATTGCGAGGGGTAGATTCGTGCTGGATGGGGTGGAGTATACGCTCGCTACCAATGATGGTGAAAACCACCTGCATGGGGGGTTGAAGGGATTCGACAAGGTCCTCTGGCAGGCCGAGGAAATCTCCAGCAAGGATGGTCCCGCTCTCAAGCTCACCTATTTGAGCGGGGATGGTGAGGAAGGTTATCCAGGCAACTTATCTGTCGAGATGGTCTACACGCTGACTAATGCGAACGAGCTTAAGATTGACTATTTCGCAACCACGGACAAAAAGACGATCGTCAATCTCACGCATCACTCCTATTTTAACCTCGCCGGTGCCGGCGAAGGCGACATCTTGGGGCATGAGATGATGATTAATGCCGACCACTTCGTACCGGTTGGGCCGGGATTGATACCGACGGGCGAGGCACGCAGCGTTGAGGGCACACCCCTGGACTTTACCAGCCCCACACCCATCGGGGCCCGGATTAATGAGGATGATGAGCAGCTGCGGGTTGGCGGCGGCTATGACCACAATTGGGTATTGAATAATTATGACGGTTCGCTGAGGCTGGCCGCTCGGGTTTACGAGCCCGCTACCGGACGCGTGCTGGAACTGCATACTACTGAGCCCGGTATGCAGTTCTATTCCGGTAACTTCCTGGACGGAAGTAACATTGGCAAGGGCGGAAAGGTATACCAGTACCGCTCGGCTATTGCCCTTGAAGCGCAGCATTATCCCGATTCACCCAACAACCCGCAGTTTCCATCGACGGTCCTGGAACCGGGTCAGGAATACAGGCAAACAACGGTCTATAAGTTCTCTGCCGAATAGCAGCGCTTCACGTATGGGCTCAAGCCGGAGTACTTGTTCGCCAGCAGATCGGGCTGAGTCCAGCGGCCCACCTGGGGATCGTCCCGGAGGATTCCCCTCGGAATAATACCGCGCGCCGAAGACTAGCCCTCCCTGCTCGCTTCGCGAGGCCGACTCGCCGTAGACGGCAACGCCGAAGCACTCCCTTAAAAGGGAGAGAACCCGGCCCCTGCCGGGAAGGGAGGGTTATTCTCCC includes:
- a CDS encoding DUF819 domain-containing protein encodes the protein MKPLFTNDAVVLGILICILAFVFKTSHSSNAFWKKFYTYVPSLLLCYFIPSVLNSAGIISGEHSNLYFVSSRFLLPASLILLTLSIDLKEIMRLGPKALTMFLAGTAGIVIGGPITVLIFSYLAPDIVGGTGPDAVWRGLATVAGSWIGGGANQTAMKEVFGVSDNLFGAMITVDVIVANIWMAFLLYGAGISNKIDVWFKGDTSAIERVRKNIEDYRAGIARIPSLTDVTSVLAVGFGITAIAHFGSDLITPFIVENAPFLERFSLTSPFFWIVVFATTGGLLLSFTRARKLEGVGASRYGSLLLYVLVASIGMRMDILAIFKSPQLFLIGIVWMLIHVSIMLLVGKIIRAPFFFVAVGSQANIGGAASAPIVASAFHPALAPVGVLLAVMGYALGTYCAWICGILMQMVAP
- a CDS encoding aldose epimerase family protein → MSLFIDPKTLTMGAIVTLALFGCVASGPGKATITRILFGHTPDGRPVDLFTLTNANGIEAKITNYGCIVVSLKVPDRNGQLNDVVLGYNTLEEYLQNNPYFGSIVGRYGNRIARGRFVLDGVEYTLATNDGENHLHGGLKGFDKVLWQAEEISSKDGPALKLTYLSGDGEEGYPGNLSVEMVYTLTNANELKIDYFATTDKKTIVNLTHHSYFNLAGAGEGDILGHEMMINADHFVPVGPGLIPTGEARSVEGTPLDFTSPTPIGARINEDDEQLRVGGGYDHNWVLNNYDGSLRLAARVYEPATGRVLELHTTEPGMQFYSGNFLDGSNIGKGGKVYQYRSAIALEAQHYPDSPNNPQFPSTVLEPGQEYRQTTVYKFSAE